The proteins below are encoded in one region of Xenopus laevis strain J_2021 chromosome 8L, Xenopus_laevis_v10.1, whole genome shotgun sequence:
- the zc3h4.L gene encoding zinc finger CCCH domain-containing protein 4 isoform X2 yields MAVEGTSVHESSSPTSNHENQHNLLFLPAEREDGELEEGELEDDGGEDGARDLSEAQAPQEKIEKHYSDSDDEKAHRKMKRKRRKEKEKRRSKKKRKSKHKRHASSSEDFSDYSNESDFSPSEKGHRKYREYSPSYPPPHQQYPPPPQHNAPPPKKYPKMDSKGYGMYDDYENDHYGEYEGDEGEDMGKEDYDDFAKELNQYRRAKEGSHRGRGIRGRGRFMRGRVRGMMRGRGFRGRGGRGRGFPGDDHPDEEEMYDEEMEYCEEEAMEDEEYDDYSKELNQYRRAKEGRGRGFFRGRGRGPRGRGYKIMGRGRGRGRGGKGNDEDEYYEEEGDGGMYRNDYEKPHHRADKKGKVVCKYFVEGRCTWGEHCNFSHDVDVPRRRGLCKFYVSGYCARAENCPFMHNDFPCKLYHTTGNCINGEDCMFSHEPLTDDTQELLNKILAEDAEAGAEDEKDVEELKKQGINPLPKPPPGVGLLPTPSHSHGAQSSTGPAAPSSPTGGNSAAGVPVSGGPIPGSPVPDVPISGGPIPSGSVPEASLVGAPPPSGPLTEGPISGGTVQDNPISDLQMPVGPVTGGPVPGGPVGPFLGGPIAGDPISSGSIPEGPMAVGQIIGGPLSEGPVPPIHCVPGDPMQTAVPMPPMQPSPEGLILPMEVGLGGPMPGSPGSIGAGDLMPGSPLSGGPPPGSMPPGQQQPIDPQMCQRKIPSLFEIVVRPTAHLAHKLGVRPPGPPGGPPGPPPPRFPGPPGPIHHDIEMGMDENMPIMPYGPDDGPEMMNDGPPGQVFYDDYYQHPPMGMEQEIIRDTGDYDGYGGMQEDPGAHRYQEPPPDHDPGVEVGTSTFNKGNIPDFLPSAQRALYLRIQQKQQEDEERARRLAGSNPQEKENEEGDTGNWYSSDEEEGGSSVTSILKTLRQQSSSRPSAQASPRDSSAGGQLDPRLQKGQATTSSRPTDPRLSRDPRLSRNTEPNPSEAGPSDPRLARHASQPKQDLQGNKAAAEEEEAEKVLRDKPVTIPLETLPGQMLRDPRSQLQQFSHIKKDVSLNKPSFAKTILWSPEDLIPLPVPKQEFIPIPAALQSTPNLDPRLNRQTASAPQDPRQRMPPSEQQTANPNLPDFELLSRILKTVNAASVTTSPPNPPEKPSDPRTRKAPADPRLQKAAEPSLPSRPTEHSPPLSVSPLAESTLSTAPYDPRLLTAGGVSKTSSQSSVLSGISLYDPRTGNKPSEASSNEASSKGLDNKSANKPKEPLFVRKSALDQPDTEKQTPETTDRYNSYNRPRTKTSAASNAPDSSQPAVHNLPVPSVYGLVKQPTKPGSGSPFAGNSPTQDSEQDAGSLKDVFKGFDPTASPFCQ; encoded by the exons GGAGGATGGTGAGCTGGAAGAAGGAGAGCTTGAGGATGATGGGGGAGAGGATGGAGCCCGTGATCTCTCAGAGGCCCAGGCTCCACAAGAGAAGATTGAGAAGCATTACAGTGATTCTGATGACGAGAAGGCACATCGCAAGATGAAGAGGAAGCGAcgaaaggaaaaagagaaaaggcgctctaagaaaaaaaggaaatccaaacacaag CGTCATGCATCCTCTAGTGAAGACTTTTCAGACTATAGCAATGAATCAGACTTCAGCCCAAGTGAAAAGGGCCACAGGAAGTATCGTGAATATAGCCCCTCTTACCCTCCG ccTCATCAGCAGTACCCCCCACCACCACAGCACAATGCCCCACCCCCTAAGAAATACCCTAAAATGGATAGCAAAGGCTATGGGATGTATGATGATTATGAAAATGACCATTATGGCGAGTATGAGGGAGATGAGGGGGAAGATATGGGCAAGGAAGATTATGATGACTTTGCCAAGGAACTGAACCAATACAGAAGAGCCAAAGAAGGAAGTCATCGTGGCAGAG GCATTAGAGGTAGAGGAAGATTTATGAGAGGCAGAGTACGTGGGATGATGCGTGGAAGAGGTTTTAGGGGTAGAGGTGGGAGAGGAAGAGGATTTCCAGGAGATGATCATCCTGATGAAGAGGAGATGTATGATGAAGAAATGGAG TACTGTGAAGAGGAAGCAATGGAAGATGAAGAGTATGATGATTACTCCAAGGAACTTAACCAGTATCGGAGGGCAAAAGAGGGCAGAGGTCGAG GGTTTTTTAGAGGCCGCGGTCGGGGCCCACGTGGAAGGGGTTACAAAATCATGGGAAGAGGAAGAGGCCGTGGCAGAGGAGGGAAAGGAAATGACGAGGATGAATACTATGAGGAAGAGGGT GATGGAGGAATGTATAGAAATGATTATGAGAAACCACATCATCGGGctgataaaaaaggaaaagttgtctGCAAGTATTTTGTGGAAGGCCGCTGCACCTGG gGTGAGCACTGCAATTTTAGCCATGATGTGGATGTTCCCCGCCGACGTGGACTCTGCAAGTTTTATGTCAGCGGCTACTGTGCTAGAGCAGAAAACTGTCCATTCATGCACA ATGATTTCCCTTGTAAGCTGTATCATACCACAGGAAATTGCATTAATGGTGAGGATTGTATGTTTTCTCATGAGCCCCTGACAGATGATACACAAGAGCTTCTGAATAAG ATATTGGCTGAAGATGCTGAAGCTGGAGCAGAAGATGAAAAGGATGTTGAAGAGCTAAAGAAGCAAGGAATCAACCCTCTACCAAAGCCACCTCCAGGAGTAGGACTTCTGCCTACACCATCCCACTCTCATGGTGCTCAGAGTTCAACAGGGCCAGCTGCTCCATCCTCTCCTACTGGTGGTAATTCTGCTGCAGGTGTGCCAGTGTCTGGTGGACCAATACCCGGCAGTCCTGTCCCTGATGTTCCTATATCTGGGGGTCCTATCCCAAGTGGATCGGTGCCTGAAGCATCTTTGGTGGGAGCACCACCACCTAGTGGGCCATTGACTGAAGGTCCCATTTCAGGTGGCACAGTGCAAGACAATCCAATTTCAGATCTGCAGATGCCTGTAGGTCCTGTAACAGGTGGCCCAGTTCCTGGAGGTCCTGTTGGACCATTTCTTGGGGGTCCAATAGCAGGAGATCCTATTTCATCAGGTTCCATACCAGAAGGACCTATGGCTGTTGGACAAATTATAGGAGGGCCATTATCAGAGGGACCAGTGCCCCCTATCCATTGTGTTCCTGGAGATCCTATGCAGACAGCTGTCCCAATGCCACCCATGCAACCAAGCCCAGAAGGCCTGATACTACCAATGGAAGTAGGGCTTGGAGGCCCAATGCCAGGAAGCCCAGGATCTATTGGTGCAGGTGACCTAATGCCAGGTAGCCCTTTGTCTGGAGGACCACCACCAGGATCAATGCCACCTGGTCAGCAGCAACCTATAGATCCCCAGATGTGCCAGAGGAAAATACCATCTCTCTTTGAAATTGTAGTGCGGCCCACTGCACATTTGGCTCATAAACTGGGAGTGAG ACCACCTGGACCTCCTGGAGGTCCTCCAGGACCACCACCTCCTAGATTTCCTGGACCCCCAGGCCCTATCCATCATGACATAGAGATGGGCATGGATGAGAATATGCCCATAATGCCATATGGGCCAGACGATGGGCCTGAAATGATGAATGATGGACCACCCGGGCAAGTTTTCTACGATGACTACTACCAGCACCCACCAATGGGGATGGAACAAGAGATCATAAGAGATACAG GTGACTATGATGGCTATGGTGGGATGCAGGAAGATCCTGGAGCCCATAGATACCAAGAACCTCCTCCAGACCATGATCCAGGAGTCGAAGTGGGGACATCTACTTTCAACAAAGGAAATATCCCAGATTTTCTTCCATCTGCCCAACGAGCTCTATATCTGCGCATCCAACAGAAGCAGCAGGAAGATGAAGAACGAGCCAGACGACTTGCAGGTTCCAATCCgcaggaaaaagaaaatgaagaag GTGACACCGGGAACTGGTACTCCAGTGATGAAGAAGAAGGGGGTAGCAGTGTGACTTCCATCCTGAAGACTTTGCGACAGCAGTCTTCTAGCCGGCCCTCAGCACAAGCTTCCCCTAGAGATAGTAGCGCAGGTGGACAGCTTGACCCACGCTTACAAAAGGGCCAGGCTACTACTAGCAGCCGTCCCACTGACCCTCGACTCTCCCGGGACCCACGACTTTCCCGGAACACAGAGCCTAACCCTTCAGAGGCAGGACCCAGTGATCCTAGGTTAGCTCGACATGCTTCTCAACCGAAGCAAGACTTACAAGGTAATAAAGCAGCTGCAGAAGAGGAAGAAGCTGAAAAAGTCTTGCGGGATAAACCAGTCACCATACCACTGGAAACTTTGCCAGGGCAGATGCTGAGGGACCCGCGATCTCAGTTGCAGCAGTTTAGCCACATAAAGAAAGATGTCAGTCTGAACAAGCCAAGCTTTGCTAAGACAATCTTGTGGAGTCCTGAAGATCTAATTCCACTGCCTGTCCCAAAGCAAGAGTTCATTCCTATTCCAGCAGCCCTGCAGTCCACGCCAAACCTGGATCCACGTCTTAACCGACAAACTGCCTCAGCACCTCAAGATCCACGTCAACGCATGCCTCCATCTGAACAACAAACCGCTAATCCAAACCTACCAGATTTTGAGCTACTGTCAAGAATCTTAAAGACTGTCAATGCTGCCTCGGTTACAACGTCTCCACCAAACCCCCCTGAAAAACCCAGTGATCCACGAACACGTAAGGCTCCCGCTGATCCTCGACTGCAGAAAGCTGCAGAACCTTCCCTGCCTTCAAGACCTACAGAGCACAGCCCTCCTCTCTCTGTGTCTCCACTTGCTGAGAGCACCTTGTCTACTGCCCCTTATGATCCCCGACTGCTGACAGCAGGGGGAGTAAGCAAAACAAGTAGTCAGAGCAGTGTTCTCAGCGGAATTAGTCTTTATGATCCCAGGACTGGAAacaaaccatctgaagcctcatcCAATGAGGCATCCTCCAAAGGACTGGACAACAAAAGTGCAAACAAGCCAAAGGAGCCACTGTTTGTTCGGAAGTCTGCACTTGACCAGCCAGATACTGAAAAACAAACTCCTGAGACTACAGACCGGTACAACAGTTACAATCGACCACGTACAAAAACATCAGCTGCATCTAATGCACCTGATAGCAGTCAGCCTGCAGTCCACAATCTCCCTGTGCCATCTGTATATGGTTTAGTTAAGCAACCTACTAAACCTGGCAGTGGCAGCCCCTTTGCTGGAAACAGCCCAACACAAGACAGTGAACAGGACGCTGGTTCCCTAAAAGATGTTTTTAAAGGCTTTGACCCTACAGCATCCCCATTTTGCCAGTAG